A stretch of Apostichopus japonicus isolate 1M-3 chromosome 9, ASM3797524v1, whole genome shotgun sequence DNA encodes these proteins:
- the LOC139973043 gene encoding minor histocompatibility antigen H13-like, with protein sequence MAEEVEILQSGSTELNLTLNETEGAVNGTKIQSTPEGMAIAYGSLVLMAILPIFFGAFRSVKFHKEQKDNGDTPEVMSDKDAAMFPIIASATLFGIYVIFQIFSKEYINILLTVYFLFLGVLSLAHIAGPYVRRFIPGIVPNEDYHLLLTSGTAEKKEELMNYNFDYKDLINLALCGVFGAWYLFQKHWIANNIFGLAFALNGIEFLQLNTVMTGCILLGGLFFYDIFWVFGTNVMVTVAKSFEAPIKLVFPQDLLENGLEANNFAMLGLGDIVIPGIFIALLLRYDVSKKKSNTYFYTGFIAYLLGLLMTIGVMHFFKHAQPALLYLVPACIGLPLFVALLKGEVKQILLYKDNPEKKETEEKDEEAKKSK encoded by the exons ATGGCGGAAGAGGTAGAAATCCTACAGTCCGGATCAACTGAATTGAACCTTACGTTAAACGAAACAGAAGGTGCCGTAAATGGAACGAAAATACAATCTACACCAGAAGGAATGGCCATTGCGTACGGTAGTTTAGTCCTGATGGCTATACTTCCTATATTCTTTGGGGCATTCCGATCTGTTAAATTTCACAAGGAACAGAAG GATAATGGTGATACGCCAGAGGTAATGTCTGACAAGGATGCTGCAATGTTTCCGATCATTGCCAGTGCTACCCTGTTTGGAATCTATGTGATCTTCCAG ATATTTTCCAAAGAGTACATAAACATTTTGCTCACAGTCTACTTTCTCTTCCTGGGTGTTCTCTCTTTGGCTCATATAGCTGG tCCCTACGTAAGACGTTTCATTCCTGGGATTGTTCCCAATGAAGATTACCACCTACTGTTAACGTCAGGCACagcagaaaaaaaggaag AACTGATGAATTACAACTTTGACTACAAAGACCTTATCAATTTAGCCCTATGTGGAGTGTTTGGAGCCTGGTATCTCTTTCAGAAA CACTGGATCGCCAACAACATATTTGGTCTGGCCTTTGCTCTGAATGGAATTGAATTCTTGCAGCTAAATACTGTTATGACTGGATGTATATTACTGGGTGGTCTCTTCTTCTATGATATTTTCTGGGTCTTTGGTACCAATGTAATGGTAACAGTAGCCAAGAGCTTTGAAGCCCCAATTAAGT TGGTTTTTCCACAAGACTTGCTGGAAAATGGTCTTGAAGCTAACAACTTTGCAATGCTTGGCCTTGGAGATATTGTGATACCTGGGATTTTCATTGCATTATTGTTGCGTTATGATGTCAG CAAGAAGAAGTCCAACACATATTTTTACACCGGGTTTATTGCCTATCTTCTTGGCCTTCTGATGACGATTGGAGTTATGCATTTCTTCAAGCATGCACAACCTGCCCTCTTATACCTGGTTCCTGCATGTATAGGTCTGCCACTCTTTGTGGCATTACTGAAAGGAGAGGTAAAACAGATCTTGCT